The sequence below is a genomic window from Chloroflexota bacterium.
CCCGCGCCGGCCATGACCTCGGATGCGGTGATCACCATCGTCCCGTCCTTTTCCACCGGCACGCTCCACACGGCGGTCGTCTGCGCGACCGAGACGATCCGATCCAGGATCTCTCGCGCCCGATCGAGACCCATCGGCGCCGGCATCGTATCCAAAACGGTTCGTTCCGTCATCGTCGTCCTCCAACCTGGTTCAGCGCCTGAGCCAGCGCGCGGCGCCGAGCGCGGCCAGGCCTGAGACGATGACGCCGACCTGAGCGAGGCGCGTGACGTCGACGAGCAGCCGCCGCAGGACGCGCCCATCGGCCGTGACGGTCACCGCCGTCGGGCGGCACCAGACAACGCGTGCGAACGGCAACGAAATCACCAGCGACTCGCTCTCGAGCCCGATCCGGCGCGCCCCACCAATCGTCGTATCCCCACACGTCCGCTCGATCTTCAGCAGCCTCTCCACCCTGGCGCCCTCCCGCGCGGTCCTCGACACATTACTCCCATCTTAGGCTCATTAGCTGGAATCAGGAAGCCCGTTGGCGTTTCGTACAATCCCTGTCGATCTTCTCCCTGAGGAGACCGATGGATAGGATACGCCTCGCCTATCGCGACACCGACCGCACGCCGGTCATCTACTGCATCAAGGAGATGGCCGCCCGCCACTATGACCTCGACGTCGACGTGGTACGCATCCGTGACAACGACGCGTACGAAGCGGCGATCTTCGACGGCTCGGCCGAGATGATTTGCGAGCACCTGGAATATCTGTACGAAGAGGCCGCCCTGGGACGGCGCAAGGCGACCATGTTCCTCGCGCCAGTTCGATCGTCAGACACGCAGATGGTGGTCGGGCCAGACGTGCACAGCTTGGAGGACCTCCGCGGCAAGCGCATCGCCATTCGCGCCCAAGGTCGCCCGCACGCCATCATCATGCGCATCCGTGCCATGGGACTCGAGGGGAGCGTGGAGACGGTCACCGTGTCGGACAGCGACGTGGGGCGGTGGGGGTTGTGGAAAACCGTGGCGAGCGGCGAATGCGCAGCCACGTTCATGAGCAACCTGCACATGCCGGCCGCGCTGGCGGCCGGACTACGCATCTTCCCTGCGCCGGAGTTCGACGTCGTCGGCCACTTTTCCCACGCGTGCTCCGCGGAGTTCGCCCGCACCCACGATTCCATCATGCAGCGGTACGTCCAGGCCGCGGTGCACGCGCTGTGCCTCATGCGCCTTCGACGGGACGACGCTCTCGGCATCGTCGCCCGCGATTGCGCCGCGCTGATGGGGCTCGATCAGGACCGTGCCGAGCTGGAGCGCTGGTACGACTGCATCGCGGGAGATCTTGAGATGAAGCCGTACCCCACGCCGATGGGGATCGCCAACACGTACGAGATCGCGTGCGCTGAGTGGCCAGGGGGCAAGGGCATAAATCCCCTCACCCTCTGGGACATCCATTGGCTCAAGCAGATCGACGACGAGGGGTTTATCGATAGACTGATCGCTTCGCTCGGCGGGTGAAACGCACCGCTATCTGCAATAACTGGACCCGAGCTCACCCCTCGCAGACGATCCACTCGCGCGGGATGGCGTTGAGGGGCTCGCATCCCGCGCGACGCACCACGACGGTCTCGCCGAACTGCAGCCCCATGCGCTCGTCTCGCGTGATCACGTTCGGCTGAATGGTGATCACCATGTTCTCGCGAAACGTCATGTCGCCGCCCTCGCGACGACTGGTCGAACGAGTCTGGATGATGGGAGGGTACTGGCTGGCGCCGTGGAGCAGGTCATCGTAGATGCTGTAGCCGCGCCGGTGGATGACCTCCGATGCTTCCTCCACCTCGCGCGTCGAGGTTCCATCCTTGATCAGGCCAACAATAACCTCGAACGCTTCCACCGCCGCGTCGTGCAGAGCGCGCCACTCCGGTGTTGGTCCCTCGCCCAGCGAGAAGGTCCGATGGATCTGGCCTGAGTAGCCCCAGTATGCGCCGCTGATCTCCGTGATGACGCAATCGCCGACGGCAAGGGTGCGATTGGATTGAAATTGCGAGGGCACGGGAAAGTTCGGCGCACGCATCGGCATGCTGGTCATGAAATGGATGCCGGCGTATCCGCCAGCCTTGAGATACACGGGCTCGAGCACGGCCGGCAGCTCGTATTCGCGTAGCCCAGGCTTGAGGGCGTCGGCCAGGGCGCGGATCGAGTCATCGGTGAGCTTGGAGGCCATTTTGAGCCGCTCGATCTCCTCGTCGCTGCGAATGGCGCGCGCGCTGCGCAGGCGGCCTCCCAGATCGATCAACTCTGCTGCAGGGCATGCCTCTCGGATGCGCTGGAAGTGCTGGAACGGAATGGCGCCAACCAGTCCGACGCGCTTGCCGTCCAGCCGCCGCTCGCGCAGCAGCTCGACTACGGTTGCAGCAGTGCTAGGGCCCGCCCATCGGACATCCTTCACCCAGGAGAGCACGCGTGCCATGGGTACGTGGTTGTAGAGCTGCGCCAGCACGACAGGATCGGCCGCGGGTTGGCAGAGGACGTAGGCCTCGCGACCGCCCGGCCAGTCCGTGAGCCAGTAGACGTCAGACGCGAATCGCCCGGCGCCGAAAATCAGGGCCGCATCGACCTTCGCGTCCTCCATGATCTGCCGCATGACGCGATGGCGGTTGATCATCTCGCTCTCGGAGAACTGGGGGAACTGGTTTGCGTCAGGCATGGGGGCCCTCCACGCGGTTCCAGCGCCGCGCAATCGAATTCGCCACGGCCGACGGGACAGCAGATGCTATGCTCTGGCTCAAGCGCGCGGCGCCGAACGGACGGCGCCCGCACGGGAGTTGATCCGTGGCGATTGTAGCCATTCTCGAGGACATCCACGGGGCCTTTCTCGAGGTGCCGGCCATCCAAAAGCTGCGAGACCGCGCGGAAGTCCGGGCGTTCGATCACCGCCTCGATCCGCCCGAGCGCGCGGAGGCCCTCCGTGACGTCGACATCGTCATCGGGCTGCGCGAGCGGACGCGATTCGACACGGACTTTCTCCGCGATGCGCCCAGCCTCCGCCTCATCGTGCAGACCGGGCGCATCGGCCCCAATGTCGACGTGGACGCGGTGAATCGCGCGGGAGTCCTCATCGCAACGGCTGGCGGAGGCTCGTCGAGCACGACGGTGGAGCTCACCATTGGACTCATGATCGCCATCATGCGCCGCATTCCGCAGAGCGATCGCGCAATTCGCGACGGACGGTGGGACGTGCCATACGGGCGCGGCCTGCGCGACAAGACGCTGGGAATCGTGGGCATGGGGCGCATCGGCACCCAGGTCGGCGAGATCTGCGCACGCGGATTCGGCATGCGCCTCCTTGCCTGGAGCCCCACTATGACTCAGGAGCGGGCAGCGAAGGCGGGCGGGAGCGCCGCGTCGCTGGAAGAGCTGCTGCGCGCGTCGGACGTCGTGTCGGTGCACCTCGCGCTGAACGAGGGCACTCGCGGGCTCCTATCGGCGGACAAGCTCGCCCTCATGCGGCCGAACGGCTACCTCGTCAACACGTCCAGAGGCCGCGTCTTGGACGAGCCCTACCTGGCCTCCATGCTGCGAGACGGACGGCTCGCCGGGGCCGCCCTCGACGTCTACTGGGAGGAGCCGTTGCCCAGGGACCATCCCTTTGTTGGCCTGGACAACGTGGTCTTGACGCCGCATGTCGGGTGGCCCGCGGACAACAGTTACCGCGCTTTCGCCGAGTCCGCCGCAGCGGACATCGAAGCCTTCCTCGACGGCAGCCCGATCAACATCGCGAATCCGGAGGTCGCCGCGTCGCGATCGAGAGGCTGACGGAGCCGTTGACGCGACGGAATGCCCTGACTACGATGCTGGAAAGGACAAATGGGGCGAAAGGAGCCGACCGATGGCCCAGACCGCGACCCGCCTGCGTGACCTCGCAAATCGGTGCGAGGCGGAGAACTTCCGCCCAGTAGCCCACCACGACCTGAACGGCGTCGGCGACGCCATGCAGATCGTGAAGAAGGGCGACTTCGTCTACGTCGCCCACGTCGGCTACAACGATCTGGCCCTATCGATTCTAGATGTTTCCGATGTCGAGAACCCCAAGATGGTGCGGCAAATCCCGAAGTCGAAGAATGCCCACAGCCACAAGGTCCAGATCGTCGGCAACATCATGATCCAAAACAGCGAGTCGCTCCCCTACGTGAAGAAGGCCGACGACGACCCACCCGTGTGCGGGGTCATCGTCTACAGCCTCGATGACCCCACCGACCCCCAGCAGATCGGCTTCTACCACGTGCAAGGGCGGCGCGGCGTGCACCGGATGTGGTTCCGCGATATGCCATACGCGCACATCTCGTCGCAGGTCCGCGGCGCCAAGAACCAGGGCTACCACATCGTCGACCTCTCCGACCCGCGAAATCCAACGATGGCCGGATGCTGGTGGGTGCCGGGCACATTCCCCGAGGACCCGAATCCGTGGGTCGCGCTCGATCCCGAACAGCACGAGCTATCCGTCCACGGCGTCATCCCCCTCGGCGACCGTGGCTACTGCTCCTGCACAGACGCGGGGCTGGTGATCCTCGACATCAGCGACATGGGAAACATCCGCGTGGTGAGCCGGGTGAATTGGTGTCCACCCTACGCGGGCTTCGCGCACACATCAATGCCGCTGCCCGGCCGTGGACTCCTGGTCGAGGTGTGTGAGGCGCACATGTCTCCGCACGAGCGGGATCGCGACCGGCGCATTTGGATGATCGACATTCGCGATGAGCGCCAGCCGGTCATGATCAGCAGCTTCCCGCGCCCCAAGCCCCTCAAGAGCACAGGCGTCGAGAGCTTCTACGATCTCGGCGACCGGTTTGGCCCCCATAATATCCACGAAAACTATGCCGGCAGCTTCGTGAGCGAGCAGTTCATCTTCTCGACGTGGTTCAACGCGGGGGTGCGCGTCCACGACATCTCGGACGCGGACCGGCCCCAGGAGATCGGCTTCTTCCGCCCGCCACCGCCGGAGGGCCAGCGGAACATCCAGCTCAACGACCTCTACGTCGACGCGGACGGCATGTGCTACGCCGGCGATCGCATCAACGGCGGCCTCTACATCGCGCAGTACACCGGGCCGGTGAAGTAGCGGGCGAGGCAGCTCTGTGCCGCAGACGCCCCACCACGAGCGCCACTTCACCGCGAGCGAGGCTGTTCGCGACATCGTCATCGGCATGTCCGACGGCCTCACCGTGCCGTTCGCGCTGGCCGCCGGCCTCTCCGGCGCAGTCGATTCGGCGCGAATCGTGGTGATGGCGGGCCTCGCCGAGGTGGCCGCGGGGTCTATCGCCATGGGGCTCGGGGGATATCTGGCGGCCCGCAGCGACGCCGAGCACTACGCGAGCGAGCGTTTGCGGGAGGAGCGCGAAGTCGGGTCGATGCCTCAGGAGGAGGCGGCCGAGACGGCGGCCATCTTTCGGGACTACGGGCTGACCGACACCCAGATCGCGCCCATCGTCCACTCGCTTCGGAGCCGACCACGGAGCTGGGTCGACTTCATGATGCGCTTCGAGCTGGGGATCGAGCGACCGGACCCGATGCGCGCCGTCAGCTCCGCCGCGACGATCGCGGGGGCCTACATCGCGGGGGGACTCATCCCGCTCGCTCCGTATTTCGTGATGCCCGATACCCGGTCGGCGCTTCCGGCCTCGGTAATCGTCACCCTCGTCGCGCTCCTGGCATTCGGCGGCGTCAAGGGCCGATTCACGGGCACTCGGCCCCTGCGAAGCGCGCTCCAAACCGTTCTCGTCGGTGGCCTCGCGGCAGGGGCCGCCTTCTTCATCGCTCGACTTCTCGGACAGCAATGATCAGCCGAGGTGCTTCCCAAAGAAGCGCATGACGCGCCGCCAGGCGTCCGTCGCAGCCAGCTCCCGGTAGCTATCACGCTGGTCGTTCATGAAGGCATGGCCAGCGCCTGCGTAGACGTGGATCTCGTGCGCCCGACCGGCCTTTTGGAATGCGGCTTCGAGCTGGCGGACGCCCTCGATCGGAATCGCCTGGTCCGCGTCACCATAGGCACCGAAGACGGGGCACGCCATGTCAGGAACGAGATCGATCGGCGAGACTGGCTGCCGATCGGTGATGGCGCGGTTGACAGGGCGACCGTAGAAGGACGCGGCAGCCCGTACGTTCGGGCACCGTGCGGCGAGGAACAGCGCGTACCTCCCTCCACCGCACCAACCGATGACGCCGATTGCGTCGCCCTTCACGAACGGCTGATCTGCGAGCCAGCGGACGGCGGCGCAGAGGTCCGTCTGCGCCGCCTCATCAGACGGGCCCCCAACGACGGCGCCGTTCTCGAGACGTGGGGATTCGCCACGGGCCGCGTAAACGTCGGGAATGAGTGCCACGTACCCGGCCGCGGCAAACCGCGCCGCCACGTCGCGCATGTGAGGACCGCCCTCCGGCGTATCCGCCATCCCCCACAGCTCGTAACACATCACCACCGCGGAGTGCGGCCCAGCCCCCTCCGGCCGCGCCAGGTGAGCCGGGACGTCCAGACCGTCTGGCGACCGAAAGGACACCGACTGCGTCGTAATCGTCATCTCGGCGCCCGCATCAGCCGCGGGCAGCGTCGAGCGCGGCCTGGACCCGCGCGGGTGTGAAGGGCACCTGGCGAACTCGGACGCCGACGGCGTCGAAGATGGCATTGGCAATCGCCGCGGTGACCGGGCACGATGCCGGCTCGCCCACGCCGCTGGGCGGCAGCTCGGGGTGATCGATCAACACAATGTCCACGTCCGGGACTTCGCTGAAGGTCAAGATCGGATACGAGACCCAGTCCACGCTCGTGACGTTCGCCTGGTCGAAGTGCAGCTCCTCTTTCAGCGCCCGGCTCGTGGTCTGAATCACGTTCCCCTCGATCTGGTTTCGCACGCCGTCAGGATTGATGATCTGTCCGCAATCGTGGGCGACGGTGGCGCGCTCCACCCGCACCGCGCCGCTGGACCGGTCCACGCGAACGTCCGCGATCATGGCAACGTAGGTGCGCCCACGCAGCGCCAACGCCACGCCGCGACCGCGGGCGGTTCCGTCAACGTTGGCCTGGGGAACCGAGCGCGGCTCCCATCGCGCGCGCTCGGCGGCGGCCTTCAGGACCGCAATGGCGCGGGCATCGGTCAGGTGCGCGAGTCGGAACGCGATAGGATCGGCCTTGGCGGCAGTGGCCAGCTCATCCATGAAGGACTCGATGGCAAACGTCGTCGCGACCTGCCCCGGCGCGCGCAGTGGATGGGAGCGCAAGACGGCGGACTGGAGCTGGCGCACCACCTCCCGAACCGCCCCGCCAAAGGCGTATCCGACGTGTGGCTCGCCGCCCCACGGCGTCGAGCGAGCAGGTGGCCCATCTGGCGCGGCCAGCTCCTGATTGAGGAGGCGCTCGGTCAGGATGTCGTTGTAGAAGTGGCTGGGGGTAAGGGCTTGGTAGTCCCAGGCGGTCACGCGGCCCGCGGAATCGAGCCCGCCCTGGAGGTCCATGATCATGGCAGGACCGGCGTTCGCCCATCGGTGCTCGTCCTGGCGCATCCACTGGAGCCGAACCGGGCGACCGACCTCCTGCGAGAGGATGGCCGCGTCCATCGTCGCATCGTCCGCGCCGTTGCTCCCGTAACAGCCCGCGCCGGGCGTCCACACGACACGGACGCTCTCGACCGGGAGCCCGAGCAAGCGCGCTGCCGTCTGGCGGGCGCGATGAGGTCCCTGGGTGGGCGACCAGATCGTGGCGCCATCCTCGCGCACGTCCGCCACCGCGCACGACGGGCCGATGGACCCATGCGTCTGATACGGGTAGAGGTACGTCGCTTTGACCACCCGCGACGATGTGGCCAGCGCCTGCTCCATGCCACCGCTGTCCGAGACGACGTTCTCCTCACTGGGAACGGCGCGCATAAGGCTATAGAGATCGGCCTCTTTCGGAAGGCCTGCCCAATCCGACCAGGTGACGTTCAAGCGCTCGGCGGCGTCGATCGCCTGCTCCTCGCGTTCCGCCACCACACCGACGAAGTTGCCGCGCACGATGACGCGGACGATGCCCGGCAGGCCGGTGATAGCGCCGTCGTCGACGTGCAGGAGATTCGACCCGATGGCGGGTGGCTTGATGACACGCGCATGGAGCATCCCAGGCAGGCGGACGTCCTGGACGTAGGCCGGAGCACCGGTGAGCTTGGCCGGTAAGTCCATCCGAGAAACCGGCTGGCCGACGATCGTGTACTCGCTCGCGCTCTTCGGCTCCGCCTCGCCCGTCACTTCCCGCTCGAATCGCCGTCCATCCAGCAGCTCGCCGTACGTCACCTGTCGCAACGGTTCGCCGACGACACTCACGAGCCCATCCTCGACCGTGAGCGCGTCCGCTGGAGCGCCGAGCCTCTCCGATGCGAGCTGGAGGAGGACATTGCGCGCCTCGGCAGCCGCCTGGCGCACCTGAACGCCACCCGAGGAGATCGAGCGGCTCCCATCGGTCGCTCCCTGATCTACGGTGAGCGCCGTATCGCCCATCACGACGTTCATCCGGTCGAGGGCGACGCCCAGCTCTTCCGCCGCGATCTGCGCCATGGCGGTTTGCACCCCGGTTCCCAGCTCCACCTTGCCTGTAAAGAGCGTGACGCTGTTATCAGGGGCGATCGAGAGCCAAGAGTCCAGAAGGTCCGCGGGCACGGGCCTCCCGCCCTGGGCCAGCGCCGTGGTGGCGCGTGGGGTCGCCGCCCCCAGGAAGCTGAACCCAATGACAAGCGCGCCGCTAGCTTTCAGCAGGTCTCGACGGGTGATCTCCTGGTAACCGAGCGTCTCGATGGCGGTCCGGGCTTCTAAAAGGCGACGGTCGCCCCTCATGACCGCACCTCCTGGGCGTAGCGGGCCACGGCCCGGAGAATGCGCAGGTGGGTCCCGCACCGACACAGGTTTCCGTCGAGGGCATGCCGGATTTCGTCGTCATCCGCGTTTGGGTTGCGGTCGACGTACGCCTTCGCGGTCATGATCATGCCGTTGATGCAATACCCGCATTGGGCGGCCTGTTCGTCGATGAACGCCTGCTGAATCGGATGGGGGTCGTCCTCGGTCCCAAGCCCCTCGAGCGTCGTGATCTCAAAGCGCGCCGCGCGGCTCACCAATTCCTGACACGACCGAGCCGCCTGGCTTCCGATAATGACCGTGCAGGCCCCACATTGCCCGAGGCCGCAGCCGAACTTTGGGCCGCTGAGGCCCAGGTCGTTACGCAGCACGTAGAGCAGCGGTGTGCTCGGATCCACGTCAACCGTGTACGAGCCTCCATTTACCCGAAGCTCGATCTCGCTCATGCGCTCCTCCTGGCTTCGCGAGTGCTCCTCCCTCGTCTGTCCATCATATCTCACCGCAAGGCCGCGTATCCGAGCAAATTCGTGGGCCCTGAGCGGCGCCCGAGACGTGCCGCATGCTCCGGCAAAACGCGGCCTACGGGCCAAATGGCGAACGGCGCAGTACTATTCCGTTGAGGCGAACATTCGATGTTTGGAAATTCCCGGAGGAGGCCAGGATGGCTGCGACAGAGCCCGCGAAGACCCAGACCGGCGGCTACAAGGACATGCGCTCGTACATGGCTGCGCTGGAGGAAGCGGGGCTGCTGCGGCACGTGACGGCGGAGGTCGATCTCAAACACGAGATCGGCGCCATCGCCGCGCGCTCCCTCGAGCAAGGGGGGCCAGCGCTCCTCTTCGAGAACGTCAAGGGGTACCCGGGGATGCCACTCGTCGTCAATCTGGTTTCGAACAACCGGCAGCTCGGCCTCGCATTCGGCACCGAGCCCGACGAGGCGCAAATCTACCAGAAGCTCGTGTTCGGCATGAGGAACCGGATTCCATCGCGCATCGTCCCCACGGGCCCGGTAAAGGAAGTCGTCGTCAAAGGTGACGACGTGGACCTCTTCAAGTTCCCCACCCCGACGTGGCACGAGTACGACGGTGGGCAGTACATCGCCACGACCGCCGGCCTCATCACGCGCGATCCGGTCAACGGGCACCTGAACATGGGATCGTATCGGGCGATGATCAAGGACAAGAACACGGTCTCCTGGTCCGGTGGTACGCGAAGCCGTTCCAACCCGTCGGGCGGCGACCACATCCTGATGAACGAGGAGCAGGACAAGCCGACCCCCGTGGCCATCGTGCTGGGCATGGACCCATATCTCAGCCTCGCGACCGGCTCACCGGTGCCGGCCGACGAGGAGGGACAAACCGAATACGAGGCGGCCGGTGCATGGCGAGGCGAGCCTACCGAGCTGGTCAAGTGCGAGACGAACGACCTGCTGGTGCCGGCCAACGCCGAGATCGTGCTTGAGGGGGAGGCGCTCCCGCACGCCCGGACCGAAGAGGGCCCTCACGGCGAGTCGACCGGGTTCTACGGCGAGAACAAGAACGCCTTCGTCATCAAGATCAACTGCATCACGCACCGCCGAAATCCGATCAGCTACGGCCTCATCTGCCAGCTCATCGAGGACTACCCGCGCCAGCTCTTCCGGAGCGGGTCGTTCCTCACTCGACTCCAGAAGGAGGCGGGCATGCCCAACATCCGCGAGGCGTACTTCCCCGAGGTCGGGCGCATGGGCATGATGATTGTTTCCGCCGAGATCCGCGACAAGGACGACCCGAAGCGCATCATGGATGCCGTCTGGGCGCTGGACAAGTGGCGTTGGGTCATCGTCGTGGACGACGATTGCGACGTGCGCAACTGGAACGACGTGATGTGGCGGGTCGTCTCGGCCGCGGACCCTGATAAGGGCCAGGTCATATTTGGGAAGCAGCACGAGCCGCGCGAATCCGCCCGCACCGACGAGCAGGACTACGATCCGCCCCGCCGAGGCATGGGGATCGACGCCACGATGCGCCTCAAAGACACGTACTTCCCGCGCGTCAACCGGGTGAGCCGCGAGCTAACCAACCGCGTCGCAGCGCGATGGCGAGAGCTGGGCCTCGCGTAACGGGTCGCCCCCAGCCCTCCCTTCCGCCGCGGCGGGGGAGGGGTGATTGGACCCTCCAGCGCTCGACCGCTGCCTCGGGGAAGGGGGGCCTCGTCGCATCGCCCACCACGGTGGGAGAGGTCGGCCGCGTGGCGCGGCCGGGTGAGGGTCGCCCCCGCTGCCCCGTGGGCGAGGGCGCTTGGCGGTTCGCTACTGCAGGTCCCAGAGGTAGGCGTTGCGCGTGTACGTGCCGTAGGGCATCGCCGGGTCGGCGCCGCCGTCGACATCGTCGAGGGCATGAACGCCTTTGCGCACTGCCAGGTGGCTCGCGCCGAAGTAGATCGGCAGGATCGGCAGCTCGGCCGCCACAAACTCCGAGAGCGCATGCATGGCCTCGAGCTGGTCCCGCGGGGAGATGCTCGTGTTGTACCGCGCGACCAGCTCCTCGGCGCGCGCGTCCTCATATCCTCCGCGATTCCCGGTCCAGCGGTTCTCGGGCGAGCCCGCCGGGCCCTCCAGCCTCCCCAGGACCTGATCGCCCGAACCCGCTGAGCTTGCCTCCCAGCTCGGGTAATGGGCGCGATATTCCAGGTTTCGGACCTGCGCACCGGGGATCTTGAACTCCTCCACCTCGAGACCGATCCGACGCCAGTAGTCGGCGTAGATCGCCATCTCCCAGTCGCGGGCGCCAACCGTCGTCCAAATGGCGTTGTGATAGACGCGACCATCGGCGACGTTATGGAGCACTCCGTCATTTCCCGTGATCCAGCCAAGGTCACGAAGGATCGCTTTCGCGCGATCGGGATCGTAGGGGTACCTCCGGAATCCGTCGCGCGTCGCCTCATAGAGGTGGTCGCTCGGCGGCAGAAGGGACCAGGCCGGCCCTTCCCGTTCGGACACCGAGTCCCGATCGATGGCCTGGTATAGCGCCCCGCGCACCCGGGGGTCGAGATTGGCCGGCTCCGTTTGCACCGAGGGCCGGAATTGCGGCACGAGGAATCGCGTACCGGTCAGGACGGTGTACACGGTGCCCTCGCCCGAGCTATCCCACCGGTCCTTTAACTGGAACCCGAGCTGCGTGCTGATCGCCTGACTCACCATGATGTCCACGCTGCCCGCCAGGAGGTTCGTGAACAGGGCGTTCTCGTCGGCGAAGAAACGAACGTGGATCACGTCCAGCTTCGGGCGACCCAGGAAGTACCCATCATACGCCTCGAAGTCGAGCTGTTGGCCCGCCTCGTACGACGTGAGGCGGAAGGGCCCAAGGTGCACGTACGCGGTCGTCCAGTAGGGAAGCTCCGAGAACTCGTCCGCGTCCTGCGTCTGGAGATAGCGCTGATACGCGTCACCCAGAAGGTGCTCCGGCTGCGGCCAAAATTGCGTGAATCCGAGCGCCGCCCCGTTGATGTACGGCCGCTTGAACGTGAGGTTGAAGGTCAGATCGTCGGGAGCATCGAACGCGTCGATGAGCTTGGCCGCGTACGCGTAGTTGTTCGGAAGCCCGCGGTCGGTGAGGACCTTCCCCGAAAAAACGAGGTCGCCGGCCGTGAAAGGAGCCCCGTCCTGCCAGGTGATTCCGGGTCGAAGGTGGTACGTCACCCGCATACGGCCATCATTGAGGAGCTGGATGCTTCCATCATCGATGGAGGGGACCGACGCGGCAAGTTGGCCGGCTGGCTCGTGGGCGTGCGCGTCGGACGTGATCAGCCCGTTGGTGTTGATCTCGATAATCGATGCCCACCCCCCTGCGCCGGTCGACGAGCCCATAATGCCCATGCCCTTCACGCTTGCCGTCGCGGCAATGGTGATCGCCTTGCGCGTTCCGGTCGGCGCCGCCGGACCAGGCCCACTGGAACTTGGGACGCTGGACGGAGGGGTGCCGCATGCGGACATCGAGATGGCCCATGCAGCGAGCAGGCAGGCGGCACGCGTACGCGCGCCGCGGGAAGTGATGGACGTCACAAATAATCTCCACTTTCGAGAGGTTGATCTCGCCGAGCCAGAATACCGGAACGCATTTCACCGGGACCAGCCGATCGGCTCGTCAGTTGGCAAGGAGTTGGCCAGCGGCTGTGGTCGATCGAGATCGCCGCTATACTTGTCGCCAGCATGAGTTCGAATCGCGAGGTGAGCGCCGTGGCAATTGACGCAAAGGTCCAGGCTCGGCTCCGAGGGCACACCGACGACAACGTGGGCGAGGGCGGCCCGCGGGAGAATGTGGTCGATCGCCAAATGCTGACGACACCGAGCTGGCAGGTCGCGAGCATTCCCGCCAATGCCGTCGTGAAGCAGCGCGGGTCGCGCATCGGACTGACGGAGAACCGCTACGCCCAGGTGGCCATCAATGTGTACCCACCCCACCGGCGCGACGAGATGCACTGCCATCCCGGCTCCGAGCACATCTTCACGTGTTGGCAAGGGCGCCTGACCATTCGTGGCATCAATCCCGGTGAAGAGGTAACGCTGAGCCCCGGCGAGTTGG
It includes:
- a CDS encoding Xaa-Pro peptidase family protein, which codes for MPDANQFPQFSESEMINRHRVMRQIMEDAKVDAALIFGAGRFASDVYWLTDWPGGREAYVLCQPAADPVVLAQLYNHVPMARVLSWVKDVRWAGPSTAATVVELLRERRLDGKRVGLVGAIPFQHFQRIREACPAAELIDLGGRLRSARAIRSDEEIERLKMASKLTDDSIRALADALKPGLREYELPAVLEPVYLKAGGYAGIHFMTSMPMRAPNFPVPSQFQSNRTLAVGDCVITEISGAYWGYSGQIHRTFSLGEGPTPEWRALHDAAVEAFEVIVGLIKDGTSTREVEEASEVIHRRGYSIYDDLLHGASQYPPIIQTRSTSRREGGDMTFRENMVITIQPNVITRDERMGLQFGETVVVRRAGCEPLNAIPREWIVCEG
- a CDS encoding D-2-hydroxyacid dehydrogenase family protein, with product MAIVAILEDIHGAFLEVPAIQKLRDRAEVRAFDHRLDPPERAEALRDVDIVIGLRERTRFDTDFLRDAPSLRLIVQTGRIGPNVDVDAVNRAGVLIATAGGGSSSTTVELTIGLMIAIMRRIPQSDRAIRDGRWDVPYGRGLRDKTLGIVGMGRIGTQVGEICARGFGMRLLAWSPTMTQERAAKAGGSAASLEELLRASDVVSVHLALNEGTRGLLSADKLALMRPNGYLVNTSRGRVLDEPYLASMLRDGRLAGAALDVYWEEPLPRDHPFVGLDNVVLTPHVGWPADNSYRAFAESAAADIEAFLDGSPINIANPEVAASRSRG
- a CDS encoding VIT1/CCC1 transporter family protein — encoded protein: MPQTPHHERHFTASEAVRDIVIGMSDGLTVPFALAAGLSGAVDSARIVVMAGLAEVAAGSIAMGLGGYLAARSDAEHYASERLREEREVGSMPQEEAAETAAIFRDYGLTDTQIAPIVHSLRSRPRSWVDFMMRFELGIERPDPMRAVSSAATIAGAYIAGGLIPLAPYFVMPDTRSALPASVIVTLVALLAFGGVKGRFTGTRPLRSALQTVLVGGLAAGAAFFIARLLGQQ
- a CDS encoding dienelactone hydrolase family protein, translated to MTITTQSVSFRSPDGLDVPAHLARPEGAGPHSAVVMCYELWGMADTPEGGPHMRDVAARFAAAGYVALIPDVYAARGESPRLENGAVVGGPSDEAAQTDLCAAVRWLADQPFVKGDAIGVIGWCGGGRYALFLAARCPNVRAAASFYGRPVNRAITDRQPVSPIDLVPDMACPVFGAYGDADQAIPIEGVRQLEAAFQKAGRAHEIHVYAGAGHAFMNDQRDSYRELAATDAWRRVMRFFGKHLG
- a CDS encoding molybdopterin cofactor-binding domain-containing protein; this encodes MRGDRRLLEARTAIETLGYQEITRRDLLKASGALVIGFSFLGAATPRATTALAQGGRPVPADLLDSWLSIAPDNSVTLFTGKVELGTGVQTAMAQIAAEELGVALDRMNVVMGDTALTVDQGATDGSRSISSGGVQVRQAAAEARNVLLQLASERLGAPADALTVEDGLVSVVGEPLRQVTYGELLDGRRFEREVTGEAEPKSASEYTIVGQPVSRMDLPAKLTGAPAYVQDVRLPGMLHARVIKPPAIGSNLLHVDDGAITGLPGIVRVIVRGNFVGVVAEREEQAIDAAERLNVTWSDWAGLPKEADLYSLMRAVPSEENVVSDSGGMEQALATSSRVVKATYLYPYQTHGSIGPSCAVADVREDGATIWSPTQGPHRARQTAARLLGLPVESVRVVWTPGAGCYGSNGADDATMDAAILSQEVGRPVRLQWMRQDEHRWANAGPAMIMDLQGGLDSAGRVTAWDYQALTPSHFYNDILTERLLNQELAAPDGPPARSTPWGGEPHVGYAFGGAVREVVRQLQSAVLRSHPLRAPGQVATTFAIESFMDELATAAKADPIAFRLAHLTDARAIAVLKAAAERARWEPRSVPQANVDGTARGRGVALALRGRTYVAMIADVRVDRSSGAVRVERATVAHDCGQIINPDGVRNQIEGNVIQTTSRALKEELHFDQANVTSVDWVSYPILTFSEVPDVDIVLIDHPELPPSGVGEPASCPVTAAIANAIFDAVGVRVRQVPFTPARVQAALDAARG
- a CDS encoding (2Fe-2S)-binding protein; the protein is MSEIELRVNGGSYTVDVDPSTPLLYVLRNDLGLSGPKFGCGLGQCGACTVIIGSQAARSCQELVSRAARFEITTLEGLGTEDDPHPIQQAFIDEQAAQCGYCINGMIMTAKAYVDRNPNADDDEIRHALDGNLCRCGTHLRILRAVARYAQEVRS